Proteins encoded together in one Planctopirus ephydatiae window:
- a CDS encoding DUF1990 family protein encodes MRMLYLHKPSADILARFVEQQGKLDFNYFAVGATAATPPSGYTVDRTRIELGNGEEVFDAAKLALLNWQQFSLGWVDVWSAETPLEVGQVVAIMGQAVGLWWLNACRIVYTIDESGPIRSFGFAYGTLPGHVESGEERFLVEWDQSSDRVTYEILAFSKPNHILTRLGYPLVRRSQKRFGRDSATSMYRAVNEAPGIPEVYQNTELMSQVPG; translated from the coding sequence ATGCGAATGTTGTACCTTCACAAACCGAGTGCAGATATTCTGGCTCGGTTCGTGGAGCAACAGGGGAAGCTGGATTTCAATTATTTCGCTGTGGGGGCCACTGCTGCGACGCCACCTTCCGGGTATACAGTTGACCGCACTCGGATTGAACTTGGCAACGGGGAAGAGGTTTTTGATGCCGCAAAGCTTGCACTTCTGAATTGGCAGCAATTTAGCCTGGGCTGGGTGGATGTGTGGTCAGCCGAAACCCCACTCGAAGTCGGTCAAGTTGTGGCCATTATGGGTCAAGCGGTAGGGCTGTGGTGGCTGAACGCCTGCCGAATCGTTTACACCATCGATGAGTCTGGCCCGATCCGCAGCTTCGGCTTTGCTTACGGAACATTGCCAGGCCATGTAGAAAGCGGCGAAGAGCGCTTCCTGGTCGAGTGGGATCAGAGCAGTGACCGGGTGACTTACGAAATTCTGGCGTTCTCAAAGCCGAATCACATCCTGACTCGGCTTGGCTATCCGCTGGTACGACGTAGTCAGAAGCGTTTTGGTCGAGATTCCGCCACGTCGATGTACCGGGCTGTCAATGAAGCGCCAGGGATTCCCGAAGTGTATCAAAACACGGAGTTAATGAGCCAAGTTCCTGGGTAA
- a CDS encoding DUF309 domain-containing protein yields the protein MIFEKGMLDLSKQAPRLLPSTELPAYTFIPGSDAPHPYRDPRGHSYQKRHPPSRPLIPASWAENRNYLLAMDYFNYGYYWESHEEWERLWRVSTPDSLVGRFLKGLVKLAAAGVKVRENSIHGVRRHSASAGEIFADVAAEVDAEFFCGLEFTVLQFASDRAAQLGFREKVVGSTPVRIFPFVLVPEPMPLAG from the coding sequence ATGATTTTTGAAAAGGGCATGCTCGATCTGTCGAAGCAGGCGCCCCGTTTGCTCCCATCAACTGAACTGCCTGCTTACACCTTCATTCCAGGAAGTGATGCTCCGCATCCATATCGCGACCCTCGCGGACACAGTTACCAGAAGCGTCATCCCCCCTCGCGTCCATTGATTCCTGCATCGTGGGCTGAAAATCGCAATTACTTGCTGGCCATGGATTACTTCAATTACGGCTACTACTGGGAATCTCACGAAGAGTGGGAACGCCTGTGGCGAGTTTCAACACCTGATTCGCTGGTTGGTCGATTCCTGAAGGGGCTCGTCAAGCTGGCTGCTGCGGGTGTCAAGGTGCGTGAAAACAGTATTCATGGCGTTCGCAGGCATTCCGCTTCGGCCGGTGAAATCTTCGCTGATGTGGCTGCTGAAGTTGATGCAGAGTTCTTCTGCGGACTGGAATTCACGGTTCTCCAATTTGCTTCGGATCGTGCTGCCCAGTTGGGCTTCCGCGAGAAAGTTGTGGGTTCGACGCCTGTTCGAATTTTCCCATTCGTCCTTGTTCCGGAACCCATGCCCCTGGCTGGCTGA
- a CDS encoding sialate O-acetylesterase produces MLFVRILLCQLALMAVSSWTLQIACAEAKPLKVFILAGQSNMEGHARVETFDYIGDDPVTLPLLKKMRGADGKPVVCEGVWISYFTGSGDKNGEGFGPLTAGYGSRRNPQEDGGKIGPEFTFGIAMDAAFEEPVLLIKTAWGGKSLNTDFRPPSAGPYVFNEKQLSDFRKQGKDIESIQKAKAEETGHYYRLMVDHVKHVLSDIPRVCPKYDEKQGYELSGFVWMQGWNDLVDTGTYPNRSEPNGYAAYSEVMAHFIRDVRKDLNAPQMPFVIGVLGVDGEKPNLQTANFRAAMAAPAMLPEFRGNVAAVQTAPFWAEELGAIAQKYDQVRQMNYFLNSKHKDHANADGSMTEEQKRAYLKQFEEKLISPAEVTLWKRGASNAGYHYLGCAKTFAQIGNAFAEENLKLLNEQNRELSR; encoded by the coding sequence ATGCTGTTTGTCAGAATACTGCTGTGCCAGCTTGCGTTGATGGCTGTCAGTTCATGGACACTTCAGATTGCCTGCGCGGAAGCGAAGCCACTGAAAGTGTTTATTCTGGCGGGGCAATCCAACATGGAAGGGCACGCACGCGTTGAAACGTTCGATTACATCGGTGACGACCCTGTCACGCTGCCGTTGTTGAAGAAAATGCGTGGCGCTGATGGCAAACCTGTGGTTTGTGAAGGAGTGTGGATTTCCTACTTCACAGGGAGTGGCGACAAGAACGGAGAAGGCTTTGGCCCTTTGACTGCGGGATATGGATCTCGCCGCAATCCTCAAGAGGATGGTGGAAAAATCGGCCCAGAGTTCACTTTCGGGATCGCCATGGATGCCGCCTTTGAGGAGCCCGTCCTCCTTATTAAAACGGCATGGGGTGGAAAAAGTCTCAATACCGATTTTCGTCCGCCAAGTGCCGGCCCCTACGTCTTTAATGAAAAGCAGCTCAGCGATTTCCGCAAGCAAGGCAAAGATATTGAATCGATTCAGAAGGCAAAAGCTGAAGAGACAGGGCACTACTATCGCTTAATGGTCGATCATGTGAAGCACGTATTGAGTGATATTCCACGTGTCTGCCCGAAGTACGATGAGAAGCAGGGGTATGAGCTCTCCGGTTTTGTCTGGATGCAGGGTTGGAATGACCTCGTTGATACCGGAACCTACCCCAATCGATCAGAACCGAATGGATATGCTGCCTATAGTGAGGTGATGGCACATTTCATTCGCGATGTCCGCAAGGATCTCAATGCTCCACAGATGCCATTTGTGATTGGTGTCCTGGGAGTTGATGGTGAAAAACCCAATCTTCAAACCGCGAACTTTCGTGCAGCCATGGCTGCACCAGCCATGCTTCCTGAGTTTCGTGGAAACGTTGCTGCTGTTCAGACTGCTCCTTTTTGGGCGGAAGAGTTGGGAGCAATCGCTCAGAAGTACGATCAAGTGCGGCAGATGAATTATTTCCTGAATTCAAAGCATAAAGATCATGCCAATGCAGATGGTTCGATGACGGAAGAGCAGAAGCGGGCATATCTCAAGCAATTTGAGGAAAAGCTGATTTCCCCAGCAGAGGTGACTCTATGGAAACGGGGTGCCTCCAATGCCGGGTATCATTACCTGGGCTGTGCGAAGACGTTTGCTCAAATCGGCAATGCATTTGCGGAGGAAAATCTGAAGTTACTGAATGAGCAAAATCGTGAGTTGTCGCGATAG
- a CDS encoding SMI1/KNR4 family protein, with product MSLISPVLQEPVRSALPSKQIETSRYVALSSQIPDDVLIIDEVFPEDELDLISQRFEPYLKEYGVFPFLGVLGGNVVAIGCENSNLGKIFYFDFDFGIFELDATLDEFLSGLQPQGGPG from the coding sequence ATGTCGTTGATCAGTCCGGTCCTTCAAGAGCCAGTCAGAAGCGCTCTTCCATCGAAACAGATCGAGACGTCAAGGTATGTGGCTCTTTCGAGTCAAATTCCTGATGATGTGCTCATTATTGATGAAGTATTTCCTGAAGATGAGTTAGATCTGATCAGCCAACGTTTTGAGCCGTACCTGAAGGAATATGGTGTCTTTCCATTCTTGGGGGTCCTTGGGGGGAATGTCGTCGCAATTGGTTGCGAAAATAGTAACCTAGGGAAGATATTTTATTTTGACTTTGATTTTGGGATATTCGAGTTAGATGCAACGCTCGACGAGTTCCTTTCTGGTCTACAGCCTCAGGGTGGCCCCGGTTGA
- a CDS encoding PVC-type heme-binding CxxCH protein, which yields MQHISFGVFVTSCLSFSLMIQPTWAESDRHSIRVPEGFDIRQAASFPLVERPMFAALDQSGHLYVLDSGGSNGGDRMKNPTDVIRRLTDTNGDGIYDQSTIFADKIVFGTGIACHDGAVFITSPPSLWRFEDTTGDGIADQRVELVTGFAFNQSCTDDLHGTTVGPDGRIYFLPGRFHHKVRLKDGTPLRDGVGPWLMRCRPDGSDVEFVSGAVGNPVEVAFLPNGDSFIQGTFWAKPSAPGGLRDGLIHAVAGGEYSVRDRDYSDRIRTGDYLPALVPLTATAPSGLTSYRSSFWGDEFQENLFSSHFNTGKILRHRLKVEGATYRCETEEFASAPQGTVHFTDVQEDADGSLLIVDTGGWFIACCPASGSSQPTVKGSIFRIHRTASTKVHDPYGNSIPWMSLPTDELLALLDDSRVMVQERAIMEAARRKQPMIDALATLLKSPHSTLRQRIGAVWALCRMDDNAARAATRLAFSDPSSSVRQAAAYSAGLHRDRLARQPLEALLVDESSGVRREAANALGGLQQKESVPALLKSLERQQNSQRVTADRFLEHAITFALIQINHAESTRAGLLSHSADVQRITLIALDQMPLTILDARDLTPLLSSGNTPLRQAAIQVLSRHPQWTAESIALIDEWFKSDQINEDRVQVIAGFVRTLQHEPQMQETISRNFQDQQLRSKTSRRALLVAVSRMEKSSIPQGWLNGIEESLAAEDTEICMAALDAVEKLSLLPLERSIRRLAQEPARELQLRLKALRTLTTLGKRLSDSEFDYLVSRLSAETPIRERITALDVIANTTHDEQRLSQLLPFVKVANPVELPYLLAAYMNCTNKVTIEQLIEALEASSATPALDMIEQILKPHGEEVQRDAAPLLERLRKSKNDHLIRLNEWEQRLEECKGDSERGRLLFMNKTQCHLCHITDSQDKANSPAKIGPDLAAIGEIRTRRELLEAILFPSASFARGFEPIVVTLHDGRVWTGLAGKETTEEFILTTIQDNKPVEKMIRRNEIEEVAVGRVSAMPNGLEQPLTAQEFADLMTFLQNLRASKVTKTVTEGVAN from the coding sequence ATGCAGCACATAAGCTTTGGCGTTTTCGTGACATCGTGCTTGTCATTTTCTCTGATGATTCAACCAACCTGGGCTGAATCCGATCGCCATTCCATCAGAGTGCCTGAAGGTTTTGATATTCGGCAGGCGGCCAGTTTTCCGCTCGTCGAACGCCCAATGTTTGCAGCACTTGATCAGTCAGGACATCTCTATGTTCTTGATTCTGGTGGATCGAATGGTGGAGATCGAATGAAGAACCCCACCGATGTCATTCGTCGCCTGACGGATACCAATGGTGACGGCATCTACGATCAAAGCACAATTTTTGCTGATAAAATCGTGTTTGGCACAGGGATTGCCTGCCACGATGGAGCCGTATTCATCACATCTCCACCCAGCCTCTGGAGGTTTGAAGATACCACTGGCGACGGAATTGCCGATCAGCGTGTAGAGCTCGTGACTGGATTTGCTTTCAATCAAAGTTGTACTGATGATCTGCATGGCACGACTGTGGGGCCAGATGGTCGGATCTATTTTTTACCTGGTCGATTTCACCATAAAGTCCGCCTGAAGGACGGTACGCCTCTACGAGATGGTGTTGGCCCGTGGCTGATGCGCTGCAGACCGGATGGAAGTGATGTCGAGTTCGTCTCTGGCGCAGTAGGAAATCCCGTTGAAGTGGCTTTTCTTCCCAACGGTGATTCATTTATTCAGGGGACATTCTGGGCCAAACCCTCAGCTCCCGGAGGACTGAGGGATGGTCTGATTCATGCTGTCGCAGGCGGTGAGTACTCGGTTCGAGATCGCGACTATTCCGACCGAATACGAACCGGAGATTATCTTCCCGCACTCGTCCCATTAACTGCAACAGCCCCCAGTGGCTTAACAAGTTATCGGAGCTCCTTCTGGGGAGACGAGTTTCAAGAGAACCTGTTTTCTTCACACTTTAATACAGGCAAGATTCTGCGGCATCGATTAAAGGTTGAAGGTGCAACATATCGTTGTGAAACCGAAGAGTTTGCCTCAGCACCACAAGGAACCGTTCATTTCACTGATGTCCAGGAAGATGCTGATGGAAGTTTGCTGATCGTTGATACGGGAGGTTGGTTTATCGCCTGTTGCCCTGCCTCCGGTTCGAGCCAGCCAACAGTCAAAGGATCAATTTTTCGAATCCATCGCACTGCCTCTACAAAGGTTCACGATCCTTATGGCAATTCAATTCCATGGATGTCTTTACCGACGGACGAGCTATTGGCCCTGCTCGATGATTCCCGGGTCATGGTGCAAGAGCGTGCTATCATGGAAGCGGCGCGAAGAAAGCAGCCGATGATTGACGCTTTGGCGACTCTTCTGAAATCGCCACATTCCACGCTCAGGCAACGAATTGGAGCTGTTTGGGCACTTTGCCGCATGGATGACAACGCGGCACGGGCAGCGACCCGGTTGGCCTTCAGTGATCCCAGCAGCAGTGTGCGACAGGCAGCTGCTTACTCGGCAGGTCTTCACCGTGATCGATTGGCACGTCAACCACTGGAAGCATTACTCGTTGATGAATCATCAGGAGTGCGACGAGAAGCTGCCAATGCCCTGGGGGGACTTCAACAGAAAGAGTCGGTCCCGGCTCTTCTCAAAAGCTTAGAACGACAACAAAATTCACAACGGGTGACTGCTGATCGATTTCTGGAGCATGCCATTACCTTTGCGCTCATCCAGATCAATCATGCAGAATCGACTCGTGCCGGCTTGTTGTCTCATTCTGCGGACGTGCAGCGAATCACCCTGATCGCACTCGATCAAATGCCATTAACAATACTTGATGCGAGAGATCTGACACCACTTTTAAGTTCTGGCAATACACCACTCAGACAGGCGGCCATCCAAGTTTTATCACGACACCCCCAATGGACTGCTGAATCCATCGCGCTGATTGATGAATGGTTTAAAAGTGACCAGATCAATGAAGATCGAGTCCAGGTGATCGCAGGATTCGTGCGCACACTTCAGCATGAGCCACAAATGCAGGAAACCATCAGCCGGAACTTTCAAGACCAGCAGTTGCGCTCGAAAACATCACGTCGAGCACTCCTTGTTGCCGTTTCGAGAATGGAAAAATCGAGCATACCTCAGGGATGGCTTAACGGAATTGAGGAGTCGCTCGCAGCGGAGGATACAGAGATATGCATGGCAGCGCTTGATGCGGTCGAGAAACTTTCGCTGCTACCCTTGGAGAGATCAATTCGCCGGTTAGCTCAAGAACCTGCCAGGGAGCTACAACTTCGACTGAAAGCGCTACGAACATTAACGACTCTCGGCAAGAGACTCAGTGACTCTGAGTTTGACTATCTCGTTTCCAGACTTTCGGCAGAGACTCCAATCCGCGAACGTATTACAGCACTCGATGTCATTGCCAACACGACGCACGATGAACAGCGATTGTCTCAATTGCTTCCGTTCGTGAAAGTCGCCAATCCGGTGGAGTTACCCTATCTACTGGCTGCCTATATGAATTGTACGAACAAAGTCACAATCGAACAGTTAATTGAGGCCCTTGAAGCCTCTTCAGCCACTCCAGCGCTCGACATGATCGAGCAAATTCTGAAACCACATGGAGAGGAAGTACAACGTGATGCGGCACCTCTTCTTGAGCGACTGAGAAAATCGAAGAATGATCATCTCATTCGACTGAATGAATGGGAACAGCGACTTGAGGAATGTAAGGGTGACAGCGAGAGAGGTCGATTGCTTTTTATGAACAAGACTCAATGCCATTTGTGTCACATAACAGATTCCCAGGATAAAGCGAACTCTCCAGCGAAGATCGGTCCTGATCTTGCCGCCATTGGCGAAATTCGCACCCGGCGAGAACTTCTCGAAGCGATTCTTTTTCCCAGTGCAAGCTTTGCCCGGGGGTTCGAACCGATTGTTGTCACCTTACATGACGGTCGAGTCTGGACAGGTTTGGCAGGGAAAGAAACGACCGAGGAGTTCATCCTCACGACGATTCAGGACAATAAACCCGTGGAAAAAATGATTCGGCGCAACGAAATCGAAGAAGTCGCCGTGGGCAGGGTTTCCGCAATGCCCAACGGGCTCGAGCAGCCGCTCACAGCACAAGAGTTTGCCGACCTCATGACGTTCCTACAGAACTTAAGAGCTTCCAAAGTGACGAAAACTGTCACAGAAGGTGTTGCCAATTAA
- a CDS encoding c-type cytochrome produces MQWNAAKPVLSAETESAAWPGQHPLTAAQVGSLLIHELKCGACHTGVESGRISEKTAPDLTNVGGRVSPKYLQEFIAHPAQKHPGTTMPDLLASRPETERTAIAEAITHFLVDQSKEKSLPAAGNQSDQQRGKTLYHSIGCVACHGPREVFEQVSEKPKETDDDFDDEPEDHREKRVQPVAFGLDHVPEKYNVASLSQFLFAPLHVRQSGRMPDMKLKPDEALSIAAYLVGDSKVDESLKTDERLVHRGRQYFQELNCAACHSLPGITAAKRVNRLTETSLSRGCLTGKGGTSPQYAVSREQRLSMELFIKESTKSDSPVIDTDQVAIAKTLATFHCIACHTRDDFGGVPDIYNMFFTGNDLKLGDDGRIPPPLTHVGAKLRPAWLKKVLFDGESVRPYMVTRMPQYGETNIGHLPELFARVDHLQGKDLAIPSAEGAKPQDREREKLLRQAGRELLGDKGLNCIACHSFNGRSSQGSQGIDLLTSYQRLQPQYFDSYLRNPGSFRPRTVMPTAWPNGVATFTTILDGDTDRQIEAIWYYLSLGTSAADPSGLRSVNTKLVVDGSKAQIHRGRSRIAGYRGIAVGLPGKWNFAFNAETGTISGIWKGDYIQVNWSGQGSGDFQPATEAVTLPQDISFLPFEGEPTAWPRMPVMTKEARTNPDPLYPKNVGYQFRGYTLDKDHIPTFSYRSGAVDIFDRTQILGDPGNERLQRIFRFESPTTQTLWFRGLAGKVTKEDSQNFRLGNLRLSIPEIPFRLREIPGQAGEFELLIPVQISQGQSTLEVNYELLSK; encoded by the coding sequence ATGCAATGGAATGCTGCTAAGCCTGTCTTATCGGCCGAAACCGAGAGTGCAGCGTGGCCGGGACAGCATCCACTCACTGCAGCACAAGTGGGTAGTCTGCTGATTCATGAGTTGAAGTGCGGAGCCTGTCATACTGGGGTTGAGAGCGGAAGGATCTCCGAAAAGACCGCTCCCGATTTGACGAACGTGGGGGGGCGAGTCTCCCCGAAGTATCTCCAGGAGTTCATCGCACATCCCGCTCAAAAGCATCCCGGGACAACAATGCCTGATCTCCTGGCATCGCGACCTGAAACTGAACGCACAGCGATCGCAGAGGCAATTACTCACTTTCTGGTGGATCAATCCAAAGAAAAGTCTCTGCCTGCAGCAGGCAATCAGTCCGATCAACAGCGTGGAAAAACTCTCTATCACTCCATAGGTTGTGTTGCCTGTCATGGCCCTCGGGAGGTCTTCGAGCAAGTCTCTGAAAAACCGAAGGAAACGGATGACGATTTCGATGATGAGCCCGAAGATCATCGTGAAAAGCGAGTCCAGCCAGTCGCTTTCGGTCTTGATCATGTCCCAGAGAAGTACAACGTCGCTTCGCTGAGTCAGTTCCTGTTCGCACCGCTGCATGTTCGTCAGTCAGGGCGCATGCCTGATATGAAACTGAAACCCGACGAAGCTTTGTCGATAGCGGCCTATCTGGTCGGAGATAGTAAGGTCGACGAATCGTTAAAAACCGACGAACGTCTGGTGCACCGTGGACGACAATATTTTCAAGAGCTGAATTGTGCGGCTTGTCACTCTCTCCCTGGTATCACTGCAGCCAAGCGAGTGAATCGTCTGACAGAGACCAGCCTTTCCCGTGGTTGTTTGACGGGCAAGGGCGGGACGTCTCCACAATATGCTGTGAGTCGGGAGCAGCGTCTTTCCATGGAGTTGTTCATCAAGGAGTCTACAAAAAGCGATTCTCCTGTCATCGATACGGATCAGGTCGCCATTGCAAAGACACTTGCGACATTTCACTGCATTGCGTGCCATACCCGCGATGATTTCGGAGGGGTACCTGATATCTACAATATGTTTTTCACGGGGAACGACTTGAAGCTGGGGGATGATGGGCGGATTCCACCGCCACTCACTCATGTGGGTGCAAAGTTACGGCCCGCCTGGCTCAAAAAAGTCCTTTTCGATGGTGAGAGTGTGCGTCCTTATATGGTGACCCGCATGCCTCAGTATGGGGAGACGAATATCGGCCATTTGCCCGAGTTGTTTGCCAGAGTAGATCATCTGCAAGGAAAAGACCTCGCGATTCCCAGTGCAGAGGGAGCTAAGCCTCAGGACCGAGAGCGAGAGAAGCTTTTGCGACAGGCTGGGCGGGAGTTGTTAGGTGATAAAGGTCTCAATTGTATTGCCTGCCACAGCTTTAATGGGCGATCTTCTCAAGGAAGTCAGGGCATTGATCTGCTCACTAGTTATCAACGGCTCCAGCCGCAGTATTTTGATAGCTATTTAAGAAATCCAGGCTCCTTTCGTCCTCGAACCGTCATGCCTACGGCGTGGCCGAATGGAGTTGCGACGTTTACCACCATTCTTGACGGAGACACAGACCGCCAGATTGAAGCGATCTGGTACTATTTGTCACTGGGAACCTCTGCCGCGGATCCATCAGGTTTGCGAAGTGTTAACACAAAGTTGGTTGTGGATGGTTCAAAGGCCCAGATTCATCGTGGCAGGAGTCGGATTGCCGGTTATCGCGGGATTGCTGTCGGCTTGCCAGGAAAGTGGAATTTCGCATTTAATGCTGAAACAGGAACGATTTCCGGAATCTGGAAAGGGGACTATATTCAGGTGAACTGGAGTGGCCAGGGATCGGGTGATTTTCAACCTGCGACTGAAGCCGTCACCCTCCCGCAGGATATCTCTTTTCTTCCATTCGAGGGTGAGCCAACTGCCTGGCCCCGAATGCCTGTCATGACTAAAGAGGCTCGCACAAACCCCGACCCACTTTATCCGAAGAACGTCGGTTATCAATTTCGAGGCTATACTTTAGATAAAGATCACATTCCTACATTCTCATATCGATCTGGTGCCGTTGATATCTTTGATCGCACACAGATACTAGGAGATCCTGGTAACGAACGCTTGCAGCGGATCTTCCGGTTTGAATCGCCGACGACTCAAACGCTGTGGTTTCGCGGGTTGGCAGGGAAAGTCACCAAGGAAGATTCGCAAAACTTTCGCTTGGGAAACCTTCGTTTGTCTATTCCTGAGATCCCATTCCGACTGCGAGAAATACCAGGTCAAGCCGGCGAATTCGAACTCCTGATACCAGTTCAGATTTCTCAAGGCCAATCGACTTTGGAGGTGAATTATGAATTACTTTCAAAGTAG
- a CDS encoding alpha/beta hydrolase: MRNERTTLDVYPGPTANAPVVVWVHGGAWEIGSKTPGAREKADFLFKQGWGMVSINYRMHPEVKWSEMASDVAHAIAWVVNTNRPEIKSPASIVLMGHSAGAHLAALVATDPRYLKAADVQLNRLSGVILLDGAGYDIPEQIRIARLPRMKEMYEKIFSADEATQKQASPTLAVQKGIGIPPFLILYVASRADSRQQAMKLQEALKRADVLAAVEGLAGKNHVTINRELPVEGDSGGVLVRKFLSDLSSSKN; this comes from the coding sequence ATGCGAAATGAGCGCACTACCCTGGATGTTTACCCTGGTCCGACAGCGAATGCGCCGGTTGTTGTATGGGTTCATGGCGGTGCCTGGGAAATTGGCTCAAAAACTCCAGGGGCGAGGGAAAAGGCCGATTTTCTTTTCAAGCAGGGGTGGGGCATGGTCTCTATCAACTACCGCATGCACCCTGAGGTCAAATGGTCGGAAATGGCCAGTGATGTAGCTCATGCTATCGCGTGGGTCGTGAATACCAATCGTCCTGAGATCAAGTCTCCTGCATCGATTGTGCTGATGGGGCATTCAGCCGGTGCCCATCTGGCGGCTTTGGTGGCCACCGATCCCAGATATTTGAAGGCGGCAGATGTTCAGTTGAATCGCCTGTCTGGCGTCATCCTTCTCGACGGTGCCGGGTACGATATTCCTGAACAGATTCGTATCGCGAGGCTTCCTCGAATGAAGGAGATGTACGAGAAGATCTTTTCGGCTGACGAAGCCACTCAGAAGCAGGCAAGCCCGACACTTGCTGTCCAGAAGGGAATCGGAATTCCACCTTTTCTCATCCTCTATGTGGCATCTCGGGCCGACAGCAGGCAGCAAGCCATGAAACTGCAAGAGGCATTGAAGCGGGCGGATGTATTGGCTGCAGTCGAAGGACTTGCGGGAAAAAATCACGTGACGATCAATCGTGAACTTCCTGTCGAGGGCGATTCGGGCGGCGTTTTGGTTCGAAAATTCCTCAGTGATCTTTCTTCATCGAAGAACTAA
- a CDS encoding NAD(P)H-binding protein, which yields MPSTEVNKPQVLSENTVLLTGASGYVGGRLLPLLEAQPLALKCLARNPAKLRPLAKNSTEILPGDVLNPASLDAALEGVHTAYYLVHLMSGSANFEQQDRQAAQNFADAARRTGVQRIIYLGGLGDDNDPKLSPHLRSRHEVGEILQASGVETIEFRAGMVIGAGSLSFQLMKSLTDRLPVMICPRWLATPTQPIAIDDVLAYLCAAKDLPRGEGRIFEIGSPDIVTYGDLIREYARQRSLNRWLIFVPILTPYLSGLWLALVTPATYEVGRHLIEGLKNPTVVQDTQALKVFSISPMSVQQAIARAISS from the coding sequence ATGCCGTCCACCGAAGTCAACAAGCCTCAAGTCCTTTCTGAGAATACCGTTCTGCTGACGGGAGCGTCTGGATATGTCGGCGGGCGATTGCTCCCGCTGCTTGAGGCGCAACCCCTGGCACTGAAATGTCTGGCCCGTAACCCAGCCAAATTACGACCTCTCGCCAAGAATTCGACTGAGATTCTCCCAGGCGACGTTCTGAATCCCGCTTCCTTGGATGCAGCACTGGAAGGTGTTCACACAGCCTACTATCTCGTCCATCTCATGTCGGGATCGGCTAACTTCGAGCAGCAAGACCGACAGGCGGCGCAAAATTTCGCGGACGCTGCCAGACGAACCGGCGTCCAGCGGATCATCTACCTCGGCGGGCTCGGAGACGACAACGACCCCAAACTTTCCCCGCACCTGCGGAGTCGTCACGAGGTGGGCGAAATTTTGCAGGCGTCGGGAGTCGAAACGATTGAGTTTCGAGCCGGGATGGTTATCGGAGCAGGGAGTCTTTCCTTCCAGTTGATGAAGTCGTTAACAGATCGACTTCCTGTCATGATCTGCCCTCGCTGGCTGGCTACTCCCACTCAACCCATCGCGATTGACGACGTTCTGGCTTATCTTTGTGCTGCGAAAGACTTGCCACGAGGTGAAGGCCGCATCTTCGAAATTGGCAGTCCCGATATTGTCACTTATGGGGATTTAATCCGCGAGTACGCCAGGCAGCGGAGCCTGAATCGTTGGCTGATCTTTGTGCCAATCTTGACACCTTATCTTTCGGGGCTCTGGCTCGCCCTTGTCACTCCTGCCACCTATGAAGTTGGCCGCCATCTCATCGAAGGATTGAAGAATCCGACCGTCGTACAAGACACCCAAGCCTTGAAAGTCTTTTCGATCAGTCCAATGAGTGTTCAGCAGGCAATAGCCCGGGCAATTTCCAGTTGA